A section of the Virgibacillus sp. NKC19-3 genome encodes:
- a CDS encoding transcriptional regulator: protein MEFGLFKNQTRFKIALELIDKQEGLSIMQLNELLEDIPQATLYRHVNAMFEDGLLKITKKKKVRSGEEKFYAIKTKAYKIGEDEWNQATYNEKMNFVTYYFMYVLNAYQNYHETIDEKDQSTFSISKLHLGETQFEEFQADLNQLINKYYHEAQDEHGKERTISLVIVP, encoded by the coding sequence ATGGAATTTGGATTATTTAAAAATCAAACGCGGTTTAAAATTGCATTAGAATTGATCGATAAACAAGAGGGATTATCCATCATGCAATTAAATGAATTGTTAGAGGATATACCACAGGCTACGTTATATAGGCATGTCAACGCCATGTTTGAGGATGGGTTATTAAAAATTACCAAGAAAAAGAAAGTACGATCCGGGGAAGAGAAGTTTTATGCGATAAAAACGAAAGCGTATAAAATAGGCGAGGATGAATGGAATCAGGCAACTTACAATGAAAAGATGAATTTTGTAACATATTATTTTATGTATGTGCTAAATGCCTATCAAAATTATCATGAAACAATTGATGAAAAAGACCAATCCACATTCTCCATCTCCAAGTTACATTTAGGAGAGACTCAATTTGAGGAATTTCAAGCCGACCTTAATCAGTTGATCAATAAATATTATCATGAAGCACAAGATGAGCATGGTAAAGAAAGGACCATTTCATTAGTGATCGTCCCCTAA